The following proteins are encoded in a genomic region of Gimesia algae:
- a CDS encoding DUF1800 domain-containing protein — translation MELFIQAAKPDHSIRWREYRPTKKTPWNLRRVVHLHRRAGFAATWNELQRDLQEGPQSSIDRMLNGTTREKTYFDDFERMSASIAKAAVRSNQPDRLKAWWLFRMLFTTDPLTEKLTLLWHNHFATSNQKLEDLSLMRQQNDLFRSLARAPFGKLLTAVLHDPAMLLWLDAPSNHKGRPNENLARELMELFTLGIGNYNETDVKAAARALTGWTVIDDRFSFRAAQHDAGQKTILNQRRAWKGDELVELLLDQRATAERLAGRLCQLFLGEGVAQSEDIKALAEGLQAHDLDIEWGTETILRSELFFADQNIRQSVAGPAELIIGATRALELVDPPPQTMILADWMRKLGQDLFYPPNVGGWNGGRDWLRTSALISRTNFAAGLARGQFSATQTPPDWSGFAAKQRRSSTPEDFVAFLAELLFGGEPAPGWIEGIAKRISSNSHSRDEVLQQAVANILASPEAQLN, via the coding sequence TGGCGTGAGTATCGACCGACTAAAAAAACGCCATGGAATCTGCGGCGTGTGGTCCACCTGCATCGGCGGGCCGGGTTTGCGGCAACGTGGAATGAGCTCCAACGTGATCTGCAGGAAGGCCCCCAGTCGAGCATTGACCGCATGTTAAACGGAACGACGCGCGAGAAAACATATTTTGATGATTTCGAACGTATGTCTGCCAGCATCGCGAAGGCCGCCGTTCGATCAAATCAGCCTGATCGCCTGAAAGCGTGGTGGCTGTTTCGGATGCTGTTCACGACCGATCCATTAACGGAAAAACTGACGCTGCTCTGGCACAATCATTTTGCCACCAGTAATCAAAAATTGGAAGACCTGTCACTGATGAGACAGCAAAACGATCTGTTCCGCAGCCTGGCACGGGCGCCGTTTGGCAAACTGCTCACCGCGGTCCTGCACGACCCGGCGATGCTGCTCTGGCTGGATGCGCCCTCCAATCACAAAGGGCGCCCCAACGAAAACCTGGCACGCGAATTAATGGAACTGTTTACGCTGGGTATCGGCAACTACAACGAAACCGATGTCAAAGCAGCAGCCAGGGCGCTGACCGGCTGGACAGTGATCGATGACCGGTTCTCATTTCGTGCAGCACAACACGATGCCGGTCAAAAGACAATTCTTAATCAACGCCGTGCCTGGAAAGGTGACGAACTCGTTGAATTACTGTTGGACCAACGTGCCACCGCAGAGCGTCTGGCAGGACGCTTATGCCAACTTTTTCTCGGCGAAGGAGTCGCGCAGTCGGAAGACATCAAGGCTCTGGCCGAAGGGCTGCAGGCACACGATCTGGATATCGAGTGGGGAACAGAAACCATTCTGCGGAGTGAACTTTTCTTTGCCGACCAGAATATTCGTCAGAGTGTGGCAGGGCCGGCTGAGTTGATCATCGGCGCGACGCGCGCTTTGGAACTGGTTGATCCGCCACCGCAAACCATGATTCTGGCAGACTGGATGCGCAAACTGGGCCAGGATCTGTTTTATCCCCCCAATGTCGGCGGCTGGAACGGCGGCAGAGACTGGTTGAGAACCAGTGCCCTCATCAGCAGGACCAACTTCGCCGCGGGACTTGCTCGCGGCCAGTTTTCCGCAACGCAGACACCTCCGGACTGGTCCGGCTTTGCCGCAAAACAGAGACGCTCCAGTACTCCCGAAGATTTCGTGGCGTTTCTGGCTGAGTTACTGTTTGGTGGTGAACCCGCTCCCGGCTGGATCGAAGGCATCGCTAAACGCATTTCGTCAAATTCCCATTCTCGCGATGAGGTGCTGCAACAGGCCGTCGCTAACATACTCGCATCACCCGAGGCACAACTCAACTGA
- a CDS encoding DUF1501 domain-containing protein, translating into MLTRRQFLDTSFQSTSILSLASSVPCFLTRSLQAAEKKKKNGRILVVIELNGGNDGLNTVVPFKDDNYQKYRKTLGISESKVLKLNPEIGLHPAMKDAARLVEDGRLAIVQGVGYPNPNRSHFESRGIWQSAQLNPKAHGGYGWLGRALDQNSNRVQTFADSICLGDVDPPQALRGRQATPSTIKNLAELKFDLQSIDAEVDSDKNTTDDLLQFVRRRTVDARATVERLNKVKNTGSTKTRYPNNGLPNRLKEIARLIRAELEPRVYYTVQAGYDTHINQEFDHYRRLSEFSGALSAFLNDLRDSQLDDRVLVLVFSEFGRRVAENDSQGTDHGTAGPVFLASPSVEAGLHGPAPDLSDLQDGDLKMTTDFRSVYATILSKWLDINPQSCLQGHFPLIDFLPS; encoded by the coding sequence ATGTTGACACGTCGCCAGTTTCTCGACACTTCATTCCAGTCAACGTCGATCCTCTCGCTCGCTTCCTCGGTTCCCTGCTTTCTCACACGATCACTGCAAGCCGCCGAGAAAAAAAAGAAAAACGGGCGAATCCTGGTGGTGATCGAACTCAACGGCGGCAACGATGGCCTGAATACAGTCGTCCCCTTCAAAGATGATAATTACCAAAAGTACCGAAAAACATTAGGCATTTCGGAATCAAAGGTTCTGAAGTTGAATCCGGAAATTGGCTTACACCCAGCCATGAAAGATGCTGCCAGACTGGTGGAAGATGGACGCCTGGCGATTGTACAGGGCGTCGGCTATCCCAACCCGAATCGCTCTCACTTCGAGAGTAGGGGGATCTGGCAGTCAGCACAGCTCAACCCTAAAGCGCACGGCGGTTACGGCTGGCTCGGTCGTGCCCTTGATCAGAATTCAAATCGGGTTCAAACATTCGCCGATTCCATTTGTCTGGGTGACGTTGATCCTCCGCAGGCCCTTCGAGGACGTCAGGCCACCCCATCGACAATTAAAAACCTCGCTGAACTGAAATTTGATTTGCAATCTATCGACGCCGAAGTTGATTCTGACAAAAACACGACAGACGACCTGCTGCAGTTCGTTCGCCGCCGGACAGTGGATGCGCGCGCCACCGTCGAGCGCTTAAATAAAGTGAAAAACACCGGTTCGACAAAGACACGTTACCCGAATAATGGTCTGCCAAACCGGCTGAAAGAGATCGCCCGGCTGATCCGAGCCGAACTGGAACCGCGCGTTTATTACACGGTTCAAGCGGGTTACGACACGCATATCAATCAGGAATTCGATCATTATCGACGCCTTTCAGAATTCAGCGGCGCACTGAGCGCGTTCCTCAACGATCTGCGTGACTCCCAACTGGACGACCGCGTGCTCGTGCTGGTCTTTAGTGAATTCGGACGGCGTGTTGCCGAAAATGATTCCCAGGGAACCGATCACGGCACCGCTGGTCCCGTCTTTCTGGCAAGCCCTTCCGTCGAAGCAGGACTGCACGGCCCTGCTCCGGATCTGTCCGATCTACAAGACGGCGATCTCAAAATGACAACTGATTTCCGCAGTGTTTATGCCACGATTCTCTCAAAGTGGCTCGACATCAATCCGCAATCATGTCTGCAGGGACACTTTCCCTTGATCGATTTCTTGCCTTCCTAA